The following proteins are co-located in the Maridesulfovibrio sp. genome:
- a CDS encoding lytic transglycosylase domain-containing protein: protein MTRFIVALYLILSGAIVFRMIIPFDAEREFSPSQRHEVQQRIKVADRERVPVPPLFGQVADEFSLHPEILNAIADHESGYNPWALNIEGRSVYPDSREEALAIIEKYKGKSYDVGLMQVNSYWIRKFDLSPAEALEPEENLRLGAWILRYCLDRYGYNWRAIGAYHTGSPKNLPGRARAYAVKVMKKYNALMEKSAAAGK, encoded by the coding sequence ATGACTAGATTCATTGTTGCCTTGTATCTAATCCTTAGCGGGGCTATTGTGTTCCGTATGATCATTCCGTTTGATGCGGAGCGTGAGTTTTCACCTTCGCAACGGCATGAGGTTCAGCAGCGTATAAAGGTGGCAGACCGTGAACGGGTTCCTGTTCCTCCGCTTTTCGGGCAGGTTGCCGATGAATTTTCCCTGCATCCGGAAATTCTGAATGCTATTGCGGATCATGAGAGCGGCTACAACCCGTGGGCCTTGAACATCGAGGGTAGAAGCGTGTATCCTGATTCCCGTGAAGAAGCTCTTGCCATTATCGAAAAGTATAAGGGCAAAAGTTATGATGTGGGGCTGATGCAGGTAAACTCATACTGGATCAGGAAATTTGACCTCAGTCCTGCCGAAGCTTTGGAGCCGGAAGAGAATTTGCGGCTGGGAGCATGGATACTGCGCTATTGTCTTGACCGTTATGGCTATAATTGGCGGGCTATCGGGGCCTATCATACCGGTTCGCCCAAGAATCTGCCCGGCAGGGCTCGTGCCTATGCGGTGAAGGTGATGAAGAAATACAATGCCCTGATGGAAAAATCTGCAGCTGCCGGGAAATAA
- a CDS encoding DMT family transporter, translating to MSSLENSFNKIPFFWLGLLGLLWGANFIFMKIGASTLTPSQIVWLRLAFGALVLSPFLPAVMVAVKEEKKLLLHVSVIALFANILTFHCFMEGTSRLNSGTAGILSGSVPLLTAMLAVLILPEEKLSARKLSGVLISFVGILLIAPPWNGFGSVTLIGTVYMLFGGMGYAAAFVYARKNLVDTGVASISLAALQMLLATIFYSPFTDWTGITSITESWKVASSIAVGLGIMGSGFAYVIYYGLIQSIGAIATSSVSYLTPVVALCMGIIFLNETTGPVQIAGCAMVISGIFLVRRSIRD from the coding sequence ATGTCATCACTTGAAAATTCATTTAATAAGATACCTTTTTTCTGGTTAGGCCTGCTCGGATTGTTATGGGGTGCAAATTTCATATTCATGAAGATAGGTGCTTCCACACTGACTCCTTCACAAATAGTCTGGCTGCGCCTTGCCTTCGGTGCACTGGTTCTATCTCCATTTCTTCCGGCGGTTATGGTGGCTGTCAAAGAAGAAAAAAAACTTCTTCTTCATGTATCGGTAATAGCTCTATTTGCAAATATTCTAACCTTTCATTGCTTTATGGAAGGAACCAGCAGACTCAATTCAGGAACTGCCGGTATTCTTAGCGGATCTGTTCCACTCCTAACCGCGATGCTGGCTGTACTGATTCTCCCCGAAGAAAAATTATCTGCCCGAAAACTGTCTGGGGTACTAATCAGTTTTGTCGGAATACTGCTTATTGCACCTCCATGGAACGGGTTTGGATCAGTAACTTTAATCGGGACAGTTTATATGCTCTTCGGCGGAATGGGATACGCCGCAGCTTTCGTTTATGCCCGAAAGAACCTTGTTGATACCGGAGTAGCCTCCATAAGTCTGGCAGCACTCCAGATGCTGCTTGCGACGATATTTTATTCTCCATTTACGGACTGGACTGGAATAACAAGTATTACCGAATCATGGAAAGTGGCCTCCAGCATTGCCGTGGGACTAGGAATCATGGGATCAGGTTTTGCTTATGTAATATATTACGGTCTTATCCAGTCTATAGGAGCCATTGCCACATCTTCAGTCTCCTACCTGACTCCGGTTGTAGCTTTATGTATGGGAATTATATTCCTTAATGAAACAACGGGCCCCGTACAGATAGCCGGGTGCGCCATGGTCATAAGCGGAATATTTCTTGTGCGCCGCTCAATACGGGACTGA
- the panC gene encoding pantoate--beta-alanine ligase, whose translation METINNPQELQNLCLMLRAEGKKIGLVPTMGYFHEGHLSLMDAARKQCDVLIVSLFVNPTQFGENEDLDAYPHDLERDSRLAEERGVDILFAPVRDDMYFEDHSTWVEVPDLATNLCGKSRPIHFRGVATVVTKLFMTAQPHVAVFGQKDWQQLAIIKRMVRDLNIPVDVQGHEIVREDSGLALSSRNVYLTEDEKSVAPNIQKGLQKMRDWVSAGESDVAKLKSDLVEFYTETIPTGRVDYIEIVHPENINILKNVGESALCAVAIQLGNARLIDNLLIKV comes from the coding sequence ATGGAAACAATCAATAATCCGCAGGAACTTCAAAACTTGTGTCTCATGCTTCGCGCTGAAGGCAAAAAAATCGGCCTTGTACCGACCATGGGTTATTTTCATGAAGGGCACTTGAGCCTCATGGATGCTGCCCGCAAGCAGTGCGACGTGCTTATAGTCAGCCTGTTTGTGAACCCCACCCAATTCGGGGAGAACGAAGACCTCGACGCCTATCCCCACGATCTGGAACGTGATTCCAGACTTGCCGAAGAACGCGGTGTGGATATTCTCTTCGCCCCGGTGCGCGACGACATGTATTTTGAGGACCACTCCACATGGGTGGAAGTACCCGATCTGGCCACCAACCTTTGCGGCAAATCACGCCCCATACATTTCCGAGGCGTTGCAACCGTGGTCACCAAGTTGTTCATGACTGCCCAGCCTCATGTCGCTGTGTTCGGACAAAAAGACTGGCAGCAACTTGCCATCATCAAGAGGATGGTCCGCGACCTGAATATTCCGGTCGATGTGCAGGGACATGAAATAGTTCGTGAAGATTCCGGGCTGGCTTTGAGCTCCCGTAACGTTTACCTTACCGAGGATGAAAAATCCGTAGCCCCTAACATCCAGAAAGGACTGCAAAAAATGCGTGACTGGGTGTCAGCCGGAGAATCTGACGTGGCTAAACTCAAATCCGACCTCGTTGAATTCTATACCGAAACGATCCCAACCGGCCGGGTTGATTATATCGAAATTGTACACCCCGAAAACATCAATATCCTTAAAAATGTGGGCGAATCTGCACTTTGTGCGGTAGCAATACAACTTGGCAACGCAAGATTGATAGACAATTTACTCATAAAAGTGTAA
- the metK gene encoding methionine adenosyltransferase, whose product MISSKGKYFFTSESVTEGHPDKVADQISDAILDCLLEQDPNSRVACETLVTTGMAFIAGEISTAGYADFPAIVRDTIREIGYVHSDMGFDADTCAVISSIDKQSVDIAQGVDRNTPESQGAGDQGMMFGFACKETDTLMPAPIYWSHKLSRKLADVRKDKTLSYLRPDGKTEVSFEYFNGKPVRIADVVIAAQHDDGIEQEQIYEDIKREVVLATLPADMVDDATKIYINTTGRFVIGGPMGDCGLTGRKIINDTYGGMGNHGGGAFSGKDPSKVDRSGAYMARYIAKNIVAAGLAERAEVQVAYAIGVAEPVSVLATSHGTGEVSDETLTEAVKEVFDLRPWYISERLDLRRPIYKPSACYGHFGRNNPNFTWERTDAVDDLRTACKI is encoded by the coding sequence ATGATCAGCAGCAAAGGCAAGTACTTTTTTACCTCTGAATCAGTTACCGAAGGTCACCCCGACAAAGTGGCTGACCAGATTTCCGACGCAATCCTCGACTGCCTGCTTGAGCAGGATCCCAACTCACGCGTCGCTTGTGAAACTCTGGTAACCACCGGTATGGCATTCATCGCTGGTGAAATCTCCACTGCAGGATACGCAGACTTCCCCGCAATCGTTCGTGATACCATCCGTGAAATCGGCTACGTTCACTCCGACATGGGCTTCGACGCTGATACTTGTGCTGTTATTTCTTCTATTGATAAACAGTCTGTGGACATCGCTCAGGGCGTTGACCGCAACACCCCCGAAAGCCAGGGTGCTGGTGACCAGGGTATGATGTTCGGTTTCGCATGCAAGGAAACCGACACCCTCATGCCTGCTCCCATCTACTGGTCCCACAAACTTTCCCGCAAACTGGCTGACGTACGTAAAGACAAGACCCTGTCCTACCTTCGTCCTGACGGTAAAACCGAAGTTTCTTTCGAATACTTCAACGGTAAGCCCGTCCGCATCGCTGACGTTGTTATCGCTGCACAGCACGATGACGGCATCGAGCAGGAACAGATTTACGAAGACATCAAACGTGAAGTTGTTCTGGCTACCCTGCCCGCAGACATGGTTGACGATGCAACCAAAATCTACATCAACACCACCGGTCGTTTCGTAATCGGCGGCCCCATGGGTGACTGCGGCCTGACCGGTCGTAAGATCATCAACGACACCTACGGCGGTATGGGCAACCACGGCGGTGGTGCTTTCTCCGGTAAGGACCCGTCCAAAGTTGACCGTTCCGGCGCATACATGGCCCGTTACATCGCTAAGAACATCGTAGCTGCCGGCCTTGCCGAGCGCGCGGAAGTTCAGGTTGCATACGCAATCGGTGTTGCAGAGCCCGTATCCGTTCTGGCTACCTCCCACGGTACCGGCGAAGTTTCCGATGAAACCCTGACTGAAGCAGTTAAGGAAGTATTCGACCTGCGCCCCTGGTACATCTCCGAGCGTCTGGACCTTCGTCGTCCCATCTACAAGCCTTCCGCTTGTTACGGACACTTCGGCCGCAACAACCCCAACTTCACTTGGGAACGCACCGACGCTGTAGACGATCTCAGAACTGCCTGCAAAATCTAA
- a CDS encoding chemotaxis protein CheW, protein MPNTEYVIFEVDSCKFALPSVAVDRVERAVQLTPVPDAPVPVLGVVNHGGNIVPVLGLRGRIGGEERDVILSDRLIFSSANGRRMAVLADRISDVLEIDNKATHDADEIWPGISLLKSLAGIGSDVVLVQDMSKLLDPEQEMDLLAAIAAVNEAEDSAADD, encoded by the coding sequence ATGCCTAATACTGAATACGTAATTTTCGAGGTTGATTCCTGCAAATTCGCCTTGCCTTCGGTTGCTGTGGATCGCGTTGAGCGTGCTGTGCAACTGACCCCGGTTCCGGATGCGCCCGTTCCTGTTCTGGGCGTGGTTAATCATGGCGGTAATATTGTACCGGTTCTTGGTTTGCGGGGCAGGATTGGCGGAGAAGAGCGTGATGTGATTCTTAGCGACCGGCTTATTTTCAGTTCCGCCAATGGGCGGCGCATGGCTGTGCTTGCTGATCGTATCAGTGACGTTCTTGAAATTGATAACAAAGCCACACATGATGCGGACGAAATCTGGCCGGGGATATCCCTCCTGAAATCTCTAGCAGGTATTGGTTCTGATGTGGTGCTGGTTCAGGATATGAGCAAGCTTCTTGATCCGGAACAGGAAATGGATTTACTGGCAGCTATAGCGGCAGTGAACGAAGCGGAGGATTCCGCAGCAGATGATTAA
- a CDS encoding tetratricopeptide repeat protein: MNKDNLFTSGISLSPQDLILYEHTLKDLIQEFLPFESYSLYFPKPAKGQFRAKLEARYNAEEAQLMLPLRLRGRDLCYFIARGVELEAPEALPPYLESLAACSLEKILLYKGSITDQLTGMATRDYFMSKLNRELDLIQNCMMPTTGGCKDPGIPTFSGSVGVVVLDLDHFQRINDRYGYGLGDSIIADLSASIKEVVPESVICARIFDDKFSFLIPDGRPKACAKLAEELRALVEKFKVEDPVTGDVLKISVSAGYANYPQSLSGPHFKRSADEQARILMRKAAKAVATAKDFGRNCVFAYSEILQKGAKVLEVLPLQRLALSIGQSVDAREGARFLVWSPDYQSGTQARLTEDERISGTYPTMYKAEVVIIEVQEEIAFAEILHLSDPAWPVTDGDRLTLLNEKDSFFDAQAGPEANVSPQRDMITGLYSYKEFIGRYSRMRQNLERFSVAVLRLAANPAEQGGNFQKLTDAQVQKVASRAETFFDKSCMGGRYSLNSLIYFFPDGESDAVMENVLRLVRECSDDFEIELAAGVASFPFLNYRRSEILENCRKGLDHSLMLEKPMVAQFDSVSLNISADRYYVDGDIYGAIEEFRLALLADSDNILARNSLGICYAQVGKPEQARKQFEEVLSITPKNIMALYNLGWTCQMLGSMDRAREAYEKCLELEPENVFSLVRLGVLSEQDKGLDEAEQYYLKAAKLKGGDALSMRHLARISYTRGDMDKAREYLHQALNANHNDAAAMNMLARIYLESGEDPQVAEVLARQSAALKPAKEQFWETLAKALEVQEKFEEAEQVRSRF; the protein is encoded by the coding sequence ATGAATAAGGATAATCTCTTCACCTCCGGAATCAGTCTTTCCCCGCAGGATTTGATCCTCTACGAGCACACCCTTAAGGACCTCATTCAGGAATTCCTGCCTTTCGAATCATACAGCCTTTATTTTCCCAAGCCTGCCAAAGGGCAGTTTCGGGCCAAGCTGGAGGCTCGCTACAATGCCGAGGAAGCGCAGCTTATGCTTCCATTGCGGTTACGCGGCCGCGACCTCTGCTATTTTATTGCACGAGGCGTAGAGCTTGAAGCACCGGAAGCTTTGCCGCCTTATCTCGAATCCTTGGCTGCCTGTTCGCTGGAAAAGATTCTGCTTTATAAAGGTTCCATTACCGATCAGCTGACCGGTATGGCTACCCGTGATTATTTCATGTCCAAACTGAATAGGGAATTAGACCTGATCCAGAACTGCATGATGCCCACCACCGGTGGTTGCAAAGATCCCGGTATTCCCACTTTTAGTGGTTCTGTGGGTGTTGTTGTTCTCGATCTGGATCATTTCCAACGCATCAATGATCGATACGGATATGGCCTTGGCGACTCCATAATAGCCGATCTTTCGGCGAGCATTAAGGAAGTTGTACCCGAGTCCGTGATCTGTGCCCGTATTTTTGATGATAAGTTTTCATTCCTTATTCCGGATGGACGGCCTAAAGCCTGTGCTAAGCTGGCGGAAGAATTGCGCGCTCTGGTGGAGAAATTTAAGGTTGAAGATCCGGTAACCGGTGATGTGCTTAAGATCAGCGTCAGTGCCGGTTACGCCAACTATCCGCAGTCCCTTTCCGGTCCCCATTTTAAGCGTTCAGCAGACGAGCAGGCCCGCATTCTAATGCGCAAGGCCGCCAAAGCCGTAGCTACGGCTAAGGATTTCGGACGAAATTGCGTTTTTGCCTATTCCGAGATTTTGCAGAAGGGTGCCAAGGTTCTGGAAGTCCTGCCGTTGCAGCGTCTGGCTCTGTCTATCGGGCAGAGTGTAGATGCTCGTGAAGGGGCGCGTTTTCTGGTCTGGTCCCCGGATTATCAGTCCGGTACACAGGCCCGTCTCACAGAAGATGAACGTATTTCAGGAACCTATCCGACCATGTACAAGGCCGAGGTGGTCATTATCGAGGTGCAGGAAGAAATCGCCTTTGCGGAGATTCTGCATTTAAGTGATCCGGCATGGCCTGTTACCGATGGCGACCGGCTGACCCTGCTCAATGAAAAGGACAGTTTTTTTGATGCGCAGGCCGGACCGGAAGCGAATGTCTCCCCGCAGAGGGATATGATTACCGGACTGTACAGCTACAAAGAATTCATCGGGCGTTACAGCCGGATGCGTCAGAATTTGGAGAGATTTTCTGTAGCAGTACTGCGTCTCGCTGCTAATCCGGCGGAGCAGGGGGGCAATTTTCAAAAGCTGACCGATGCCCAAGTCCAGAAAGTTGCCTCAAGGGCGGAGACCTTTTTTGATAAGTCCTGCATGGGAGGGCGGTACAGCCTGAACAGCCTGATCTATTTCTTCCCTGATGGTGAATCAGATGCTGTGATGGAAAATGTACTGCGTTTGGTGCGCGAGTGCTCAGATGACTTTGAAATCGAGCTTGCTGCCGGGGTCGCTTCATTTCCCTTCCTTAATTATCGTCGCAGTGAAATTCTTGAGAACTGCCGTAAAGGTCTGGATCATTCGCTCATGCTCGAAAAGCCCATGGTGGCCCAGTTTGATTCAGTTTCGTTGAATATTTCAGCTGACCGATACTACGTGGATGGTGATATTTACGGCGCTATTGAGGAATTTCGCCTTGCCCTGCTGGCTGATTCCGACAACATACTTGCTCGAAACTCCTTGGGGATTTGTTATGCGCAGGTCGGCAAGCCTGAGCAGGCCCGCAAGCAGTTTGAGGAAGTTCTCAGCATTACGCCCAAGAACATCATGGCCCTCTACAACCTCGGCTGGACCTGCCAGATGCTTGGCAGCATGGACAGGGCGCGTGAGGCTTACGAGAAATGCCTTGAACTGGAGCCTGAAAACGTCTTTTCCCTCGTACGTCTTGGAGTGCTTTCCGAGCAGGACAAGGGCTTGGACGAGGCTGAGCAGTATTATCTAAAGGCTGCAAAGCTCAAGGGCGGGGATGCCCTGAGTATGCGCCATCTGGCCCGGATTTCCTATACCCGGGGAGATATGGACAAGGCTCGTGAATATTTGCATCAGGCCTTGAACGCCAACCATAACGATGCCGCAGCCATGAATATGCTGGCCCGTATTTATCTCGAAAGCGGCGAGGATCCGCAGGTAGCTGAAGTTCTGGCCCGCCAGAGTGCGGCGCTTAAACCTGCGAAAGAGCAGTTTTGGGAAACACTTGCCAAGGCCCTTGAAGTGCAGGAAAAATTTGAAGAGGCCGAACAGGTCAGATCTAGATTTTAG
- a CDS encoding chemotaxis protein CheW, translated as MPPTLIEKHSKQLLQVMPATSNCMSRLTRLDRQWTMATMTGKINCSRIAQTLIDFIIKTQENFSGLRQNLIDILIKENTNKVVQEISAVAQVVIDILKRNLFERTADVGFLATDEDLVRFLSNPERYSHEVSIIEDRLREYRDKYTVYNEIIILDTEGRVCAHLDQNNKITASRDRLIRETLEAKDYVETYRSSDLAPESGKVLIYSQAIKSPGTGTNLGVLCLIFDFDGEMDGVFKHLSEFSKDTVLIVLDDRGCAIASSNSDSIPVGRRINMNLDEDFQIVSINSTPYLSKTVRTKGYQGFFGLPWYGHVLKRLDTAFSGSSNNSFDAATIRDKAHFSGRLTHVEEASENVLSDLELVVQNGEIMAAKKCIAPNPVEQMEGRALPHILNEIKKIGDQVQSVFQHSTDELLQLVTASRLHDTQFLAQLAIDIMDRNLYERANDCRWWALTSDFKTILAKPTIDDADRDRMRRILSYINSLYTVYTNLFVYDRTGKILGCSNPGEYDKEGRILNAGYVVEATRITDSQLYCVSDFIKTDLYASEGQDRYTYIYNASITAHEDSTHVLGGIGIVFDSEPEFKAMLGDVLPKDGQGRIIEGAEGMFVEPGGKLISATNPARKPGEIINLDPDFTKLNEGESAVKLTEEDGSLYAVGCAHSAGYREYKRDGSYKNNVLCVVRVLI; from the coding sequence ATGCCCCCTACCCTGATCGAAAAACACTCAAAACAGCTGCTGCAGGTAATGCCCGCCACTTCCAACTGCATGTCTAGACTGACCAGACTGGACAGGCAGTGGACAATGGCAACCATGACCGGAAAAATTAATTGCAGCCGGATCGCACAGACCCTCATTGATTTTATCATCAAAACTCAGGAAAACTTCTCCGGCCTCAGACAGAACCTGATCGATATCCTGATTAAGGAAAACACAAACAAAGTCGTTCAGGAAATATCTGCTGTAGCGCAGGTAGTTATCGACATCCTTAAACGGAATCTCTTCGAGAGAACCGCAGACGTCGGCTTCCTTGCTACAGATGAAGACCTTGTCCGCTTTCTTTCAAATCCGGAAAGATACAGCCATGAAGTATCCATTATTGAAGACAGGCTTCGCGAGTACAGGGACAAATACACAGTATACAATGAAATAATTATCCTCGACACTGAGGGCAGAGTCTGCGCGCACCTTGACCAGAACAACAAAATTACGGCCTCAAGAGATCGACTTATCCGTGAAACCCTTGAAGCAAAAGATTATGTGGAAACTTACAGAAGCAGCGACCTAGCCCCGGAGTCAGGAAAAGTCCTGATATATTCTCAGGCAATCAAATCTCCCGGAACAGGAACCAACCTTGGAGTCCTGTGCTTAATATTTGATTTCGACGGTGAAATGGATGGGGTTTTCAAACACCTGAGCGAGTTTTCAAAGGACACAGTGCTTATTGTACTGGATGACCGGGGCTGCGCAATCGCTTCCAGCAACTCAGACTCAATTCCTGTCGGCAGAAGGATAAACATGAATCTTGATGAGGATTTCCAGATAGTCAGCATCAACAGCACTCCGTACCTATCCAAAACAGTCAGAACCAAAGGATATCAGGGATTCTTCGGATTGCCATGGTATGGCCATGTTCTAAAGAGACTGGACACAGCCTTCAGTGGAAGCAGCAACAATTCATTTGACGCAGCAACCATCAGAGACAAAGCTCATTTTTCAGGGAGACTTACCCATGTGGAAGAAGCTTCCGAAAATGTTCTTTCAGACCTTGAACTGGTTGTGCAGAACGGCGAAATTATGGCTGCAAAGAAATGCATTGCGCCGAATCCGGTTGAGCAGATGGAAGGACGCGCCCTTCCGCACATCCTTAATGAGATCAAAAAAATCGGTGATCAGGTGCAGAGCGTATTCCAGCACTCCACCGACGAACTCCTCCAGCTCGTTACCGCCTCAAGACTGCATGACACGCAGTTCCTTGCCCAGCTGGCCATCGACATCATGGACCGCAACCTTTACGAACGGGCCAATGACTGCCGCTGGTGGGCGCTGACATCAGATTTCAAGACAATTCTCGCAAAGCCGACAATTGATGACGCAGACCGAGACCGGATGCGGAGAATTCTGAGCTATATCAACAGCCTGTACACAGTCTACACCAACCTGTTCGTCTATGACCGGACAGGAAAAATACTGGGCTGCTCCAACCCCGGAGAATACGACAAGGAAGGAAGGATATTAAACGCCGGCTACGTAGTCGAAGCCACAAGAATAACCGATTCACAGCTGTATTGCGTTTCCGATTTCATCAAGACCGACCTCTATGCTTCGGAAGGTCAGGACCGATATACATACATATACAATGCATCCATCACCGCGCATGAAGATTCTACACATGTATTGGGCGGCATCGGTATTGTATTTGATTCAGAACCTGAATTTAAAGCCATGCTGGGGGACGTTCTCCCTAAAGATGGTCAGGGCAGGATCATTGAGGGTGCAGAAGGAATGTTTGTAGAACCGGGAGGCAAATTGATCTCCGCAACCAACCCCGCACGCAAGCCGGGTGAAATAATCAACTTAGACCCGGATTTCACCAAGCTTAACGAAGGCGAATCAGCTGTCAAACTGACAGAAGAAGACGGCTCCCTCTACGCTGTAGGCTGTGCACACTCTGCCGGATATCGGGAATATAAACGGGACGGAAGCTATAAAAACAACGTGCTCTGCGTGGTGCGGGTGTTGATTTAA
- a CDS encoding AraC family transcriptional regulator: MKDKASYWVDHDLDGLECLDATYYSHRFSPHAHEEYVIGVIQSGAQRVRLRGGHEIFPENTTCVINPEELHTGHAATGAGWSYKVIYPHPSVLKTISEQIHEHSTGTPYFNQNVYQDKTVSSLFLRLHASLNSKFSTPLAKQTLLNNALSQFILRYGSEKPSLPRNRKNTPGISRAREYLDAYYDTPVKLDELAEVACMSQFHFVRSFSSQTGIPPHVYQLCQRIKAAKALLCTDLPIAQIAPETGFVDQSHLTNRFKAVVGVTPGLFRKLSKNLQYFSE; encoded by the coding sequence ATGAAAGACAAAGCCAGTTACTGGGTTGACCACGACCTTGACGGTCTTGAATGCCTGGATGCCACATACTATTCACATCGGTTCTCGCCACACGCCCATGAGGAATATGTCATCGGAGTCATTCAATCCGGTGCACAGCGAGTACGTCTTCGTGGAGGGCATGAAATTTTTCCTGAAAACACCACCTGTGTCATCAACCCGGAAGAACTCCATACCGGACATGCCGCCACCGGAGCAGGCTGGAGCTACAAAGTCATATACCCTCACCCGTCAGTACTAAAAACAATATCAGAACAGATACACGAACACTCAACAGGAACACCGTATTTCAATCAAAATGTGTATCAAGATAAAACTGTGTCCAGCTTATTCCTACGCCTGCATGCATCTCTTAATTCAAAATTCTCTACTCCCCTTGCAAAACAAACCTTACTCAACAATGCGCTCTCACAATTTATCCTTCGTTACGGATCGGAAAAACCGTCTTTGCCACGGAACAGAAAGAACACTCCCGGAATATCCCGTGCCCGCGAGTACCTTGACGCATATTATGATACCCCGGTCAAACTCGACGAACTGGCAGAAGTTGCATGCATGAGCCAATTTCATTTTGTGCGCTCCTTCAGCTCCCAGACGGGAATACCTCCCCATGTGTATCAATTATGTCAGCGCATAAAAGCTGCCAAAGCATTACTATGCACTGATCTGCCTATTGCCCAAATTGCCCCTGAAACAGGATTCGTGGACCAAAGCCACCTTACAAACAGGTTTAAGGCCGTGGTTGGTGTAACTCCCGGCCTGTTCCGTAAACTGAGCAAGAATCTACAATATTTCTCCGAATAG
- a CDS encoding Lrp/AsnC family transcriptional regulator: protein MTKLDDVDRQIVAALQENGRISNKEVAELVNLTHSSCSRRIARLEKEGVIVGYRALTDRLKLGYSVRAYCGVFRDASVGWAELAEELSKIEGVVSVYAVSGNVDIMVEIVARDMQHYSSVVMKEFANTKGVSATRSTFVLEEVKSIY, encoded by the coding sequence ATGACAAAGCTTGATGATGTAGATCGGCAGATAGTTGCCGCTCTTCAGGAAAATGGACGGATCTCAAATAAAGAGGTGGCAGAGTTGGTTAACCTTACCCATTCGAGCTGTTCTCGCCGGATAGCACGTTTGGAAAAAGAGGGGGTGATTGTCGGTTATCGTGCCCTGACCGATCGCCTCAAGCTTGGGTATTCCGTGCGTGCGTATTGCGGGGTCTTCCGCGATGCAAGTGTCGGCTGGGCAGAGCTTGCTGAAGAGCTGTCCAAGATTGAAGGCGTAGTCAGTGTCTACGCAGTCTCCGGCAATGTTGATATTATGGTTGAGATTGTTGCGCGTGATATGCAGCACTATTCCTCCGTGGTAATGAAAGAATTTGCCAATACCAAAGGAGTTAGTGCCACCCGGAGTACTTTTGTGCTGGAGGAGGTAAAGTCTATTTACTAA